The Scomber scombrus chromosome 5, fScoSco1.1, whole genome shotgun sequence genome window below encodes:
- the LOC133980059 gene encoding stonustoxin subunit beta-like yields the protein MDHGGLQTLKPGLRKYACELELDPNTMNRDLKLSDNNRKVTYVEEDQSYPDHPDRFDYWEQLLCRNVLTGRCYWEVEWRGRVYISVSYRRIRRKGDSADCLFGENDQSWSLRCSDGGYSVCHNKRRTPISSSSSSSSSSSSSSSSSSSSSVSNRVAVYVDCPAGTLSFYRVSSDSLIHLHTFNTTFTDPLCAGFRVDYGSSVSL from the exons atggaccatggtggactgcagacactgaaacctggtctgaggaagt atgcctgtgaactggaactggatccaaacacaatgaacagagacctcaaactgtctgataacaacaggaaggtgacatatgtggaggaggatcagtcatatcctgatcatccagacagatttgactactgggaacagctgctgtgtagaaatgttctgactggtcgatgttactgggaggtcgagtggagaggaagagtttatatatcagtgagttacagaagaatcagaaggaaaggagacagtgctgactgtttgtttggagagaatgatcagtcctggagtctgaggTGCTCTGATGGTGGttactctgtctgtcacaataaGAGAAGAacacccatctcctcctcctcctcctcctcctcctcctcctcctcctcctcctcctcctcctcctcctcctctgtctctaacagagtagcagtgtatgtggactgtcctgctggcactctgtccttctacagagtctcctctgactcactgatccacctccacaccttcaacaccacattcactgatcCTCTGTGTGCTGGGTTTAGAGTCGACtatggttcctcagtgtctctgtag